One window of Gilliamella sp. B3022 genomic DNA carries:
- a CDS encoding 3-oxoacyl-ACP reductase family protein: MENSNKWVFISGGSRGIGAEIVSELAESGYNVVFTYKNSRENAIALCDSLISQGKQCTAFQCDVSIQEEVNELADKCISLFGAPYAIINNAGIVKDSLFINMDQKAWLEVMNNNVLSSYLINNAFLPHMISQGNGCILFISSVTAFKGNIGQVNYAASKAAMIGMTHSLAVELGRFNIRVNAIAPGLIETDMSKALPNSAYNKMLKQIPLARVGSTKEVAMSASFLLGPGGSYITGQTLIIDGGMSA, translated from the coding sequence ATGGAAAATTCTAATAAATGGGTTTTTATTTCGGGTGGTTCTAGAGGCATTGGTGCTGAAATTGTATCTGAACTGGCTGAATCTGGATATAACGTTGTATTCACTTATAAAAATAGTAGGGAAAATGCAATTGCATTATGTGATTCTTTAATTTCACAAGGAAAGCAATGCACGGCTTTTCAATGCGATGTTTCGATACAGGAAGAAGTGAATGAATTAGCAGATAAATGTATTTCATTATTTGGTGCTCCTTATGCAATAATTAACAATGCAGGTATAGTGAAAGATAGTTTGTTTATAAATATGGATCAAAAAGCATGGTTAGAAGTAATGAATAATAATGTTTTATCTAGTTATTTGATAAATAATGCTTTTTTACCTCATATGATTAGTCAAGGAAATGGTTGTATTCTCTTTATTAGTTCAGTAACGGCTTTTAAAGGAAATATTGGCCAAGTAAATTATGCAGCTTCAAAAGCTGCAATGATTGGTATGACTCATTCTTTAGCTGTTGAATTAGGACGTTTCAATATTAGGGTTAATGCAATAGCGCCAGGTTTAATTGAAACGGATATGAGTAAAGCATTGCCAAATAGTGCATACAATAAAATGCTCAAACAAATTCCGTTAGCTCGGGTAGGTTCCACTAAAGAAGTAGCAATGTCAGCAAGTTTTTTACTGGGCCCAGGTGGCAGTTATATTACAGGTCAAACTTTAATTATTGATGGTGGAATGTCCGCATAA
- a CDS encoding HlyD family secretion protein, with amino-acid sequence MGNQIPIHAQISGGISSIYVDDNDLVMEKDVIAQLESIDAENNFGYAKNELAKVIRETQQIKLTTEKLLSSIQLKQVTLDRLEKDLVRRENLWSRHVISQEEIDHARQDVSLALNDLNISKQELKINNALLMQNSLLEHPNIQKAIFKLKEAWLNLKRIKIVSPVTGYVSKRQVQIGAQVNKGERLFVIVPLDQVWVEANFKEVQLKRIRIGQKVTLTSDYYGSDIKFDGIISGIAMGTGSVFSLLPAQNATGNWIKVIQRLPVRIELNKEQIKKHPLRLGLSMEVKVDTSDISGKLLTDVSPKEVKYQTDVLSYDSEEFEQLIREIMQTNLILSNQ; translated from the coding sequence ATGGGAAATCAAATTCCCATTCACGCACAAATAAGTGGAGGTATATCTTCCATTTATGTTGACGATAATGATTTGGTAATGGAAAAAGATGTTATTGCTCAATTAGAATCAATTGATGCTGAAAATAATTTTGGTTATGCAAAAAATGAATTGGCAAAAGTAATAAGAGAAACTCAACAAATAAAATTAACTACGGAAAAACTATTATCCAGTATTCAGTTAAAACAAGTGACATTAGATAGATTAGAAAAAGATTTAGTACGAAGAGAAAATCTTTGGTCACGTCATGTTATTTCACAAGAAGAAATAGATCATGCTAGGCAAGATGTCTCACTAGCTTTAAATGACTTGAATATTTCCAAGCAAGAATTAAAAATTAATAATGCTTTATTAATGCAAAATTCATTATTAGAACATCCAAATATTCAAAAAGCTATTTTTAAACTTAAGGAAGCATGGCTTAACTTAAAACGAATAAAAATTGTTTCTCCTGTAACAGGGTATGTATCAAAACGTCAGGTCCAAATTGGAGCACAGGTAAATAAAGGGGAGCGATTATTTGTTATTGTTCCTCTTGATCAAGTCTGGGTAGAAGCTAACTTTAAGGAAGTTCAATTAAAACGTATTCGAATAGGTCAAAAAGTCACATTAACAAGTGATTATTATGGAAGTGATATTAAATTTGATGGAATCATTTCTGGTATTGCTATGGGAACAGGCAGTGTCTTTTCATTATTACCTGCACAAAATGCAACAGGAAATTGGATTAAGGTAATTCAACGTTTACCGGTTCGCATCGAATTAAATAAAGAACAGATTAAAAAGCACCCATTACGGTTAGGATTATCTATGGAAGTGAAAGTTGATACCAGTGATATCAGTGGAAAATTACTTACAGATGTTTCACCTAAAGAAGTTAAGTATCAAACAGATGTACTTTCTTATGATTCTGAAGAATTTGAACAGTTGATACGAGAAATCATGCAAACTAACTTAATATTATCTAACCAGTGA
- a CDS encoding DHA2 family efflux MFS transporter permease subunit yields the protein MSQLPLSGMKLIGFIVVLATVAFLQILDLTIANVALSTVAGNLGASTSQATWVITSFAVANAISIPLSGWLAKRFGEVKLFSFSILFFIIASWLCGISNSLETLIISRIFQGAVSGPIVPLSQSILLANSPNSKKNMSLAIWSMTIIIAPVCGPILGGWISDNFYWGWIFLLNVPIGLIAWISIKIILKGRETEYKKSQIDTIGLVLLVVGIGSLQLVLDRGKELDWFDSSEIVLFSVIAFTTISFFILWEITSDNPIVDLTLFKSRNFTVGTICISLAFLLHIGTLVIQPQLLQRVFSYTATWAGLALAPIGLIPILLSPIIGHFVPSIDMRKFVTVSFVVFACCFFWRAYSFEPNMSFSSFAWPQFVQGFAIACFVMPLNIIILTDIPPHKLAAAGSLFNFFRTLATSVGTSLTNSIWEQREAIHHSQLTDLIYQNTYALDYTYQQLQQQGLSENQVSAKLAQSITNQGLLIASNEIFWLYGIIFLLLIIVIWFAKSTITSKNSSGVD from the coding sequence ATGTCACAATTACCTCTATCAGGAATGAAATTAATAGGGTTTATTGTTGTTCTGGCAACAGTGGCTTTTTTACAAATTTTAGACTTGACTATAGCCAATGTAGCCCTTTCCACTGTCGCAGGAAACTTAGGTGCATCAACTAGTCAAGCAACATGGGTAATTACATCATTTGCTGTTGCTAATGCTATTTCAATTCCTTTATCTGGTTGGCTAGCTAAGCGTTTTGGAGAAGTAAAATTATTTTCGTTTTCAATTTTATTCTTTATTATAGCTTCTTGGCTATGTGGCATTTCGAATAGTCTTGAAACGTTAATCATTTCACGAATATTTCAAGGTGCCGTTTCTGGACCTATTGTCCCTCTTTCACAAAGTATTTTATTAGCTAATTCTCCAAATTCAAAAAAAAATATGTCATTAGCAATATGGTCAATGACAATTATTATTGCTCCTGTGTGTGGACCTATTTTAGGTGGATGGATAAGTGATAATTTTTATTGGGGCTGGATTTTTTTACTAAATGTCCCTATTGGTTTGATAGCCTGGATAAGCATTAAAATAATATTAAAAGGAAGAGAAACAGAGTATAAAAAATCCCAAATTGATACTATCGGGCTTGTTTTATTAGTAGTAGGTATTGGGAGCTTACAGCTTGTTCTTGATAGAGGTAAAGAACTTGATTGGTTTGATTCATCTGAAATTGTTCTCTTTTCTGTAATAGCTTTCACCACAATTTCTTTTTTTATTCTATGGGAAATAACATCAGATAACCCTATTGTTGATTTAACTCTATTTAAGTCAAGAAATTTTACAGTAGGAACAATTTGCATCAGTCTAGCATTTTTATTGCACATTGGAACATTGGTGATACAGCCTCAACTTCTACAAAGAGTTTTCAGTTATACTGCGACGTGGGCGGGACTGGCCCTAGCTCCTATCGGCTTAATTCCTATACTTCTCTCTCCAATAATAGGTCATTTTGTTCCTTCTATCGATATGAGAAAATTTGTAACCGTGAGCTTTGTTGTTTTTGCTTGTTGCTTTTTTTGGCGAGCTTATTCGTTTGAGCCGAACATGAGTTTTTCAAGTTTTGCATGGCCTCAATTTGTTCAAGGATTCGCAATAGCATGTTTTGTTATGCCTCTAAATATAATTATTCTAACAGATATACCGCCTCATAAATTGGCAGCAGCAGGAAGTTTATTCAATTTTTTTAGAACGCTTGCTACTTCTGTAGGTACTTCTTTAACAAACTCAATATGGGAGCAGCGCGAAGCAATTCATCATAGCCAATTGACTGATCTAATCTATCAAAATACGTATGCTCTAGATTACACATATCAACAATTGCAACAACAAGGTTTGTCTGAAAATCAGGTCTCAGCAAAGTTAGCGCAAAGCATCACTAATCAGGGGCTATTAATTGCATCAAACGAAATTTTTTGGTTATATGGAATTATTTTTTTACTATTAATCATAGTTATTTGGTTTGCAAAATCAACCATTACCTCTAAGAACAGTAGTGGAGTAGATTAA
- a CDS encoding helix-turn-helix domain-containing protein, which translates to MSNNDSLVKVYNQNFSTLHFLYNITTDWHRHPCIQLTISLHNVFLELETSDTKQNVFGFIIQANIRHKLNASNICCINLLIEPEEPLYHLLYHFTEANPVYFLSSSEALKLAYYLIKSITLNQNFDIGHICKLLCEDSPNCECDTDNRINKAVSIISSLPVKQISSREVADQIFLSESRFLHLFRAKLGVNFRGYLLWKKLQGVMNTIDSPTTLTTLASNMGFSDSAHLSRTCLSSFGLRPSDLKRALIIDNKYEMCGKHYCLYSVFQALHT; encoded by the coding sequence ATGTCAAACAATGATTCATTAGTTAAAGTATATAATCAAAATTTTTCAACATTACATTTTCTTTACAATATAACAACAGATTGGCATCGTCATCCTTGTATTCAATTGACTATATCATTGCATAATGTCTTTTTAGAGTTAGAAACATCGGATACAAAACAAAATGTATTTGGATTTATTATTCAAGCGAATATTCGTCATAAATTAAATGCATCAAATATATGCTGTATTAATTTATTAATAGAACCGGAAGAGCCTCTTTATCATTTATTATACCATTTTACCGAAGCTAATCCTGTTTATTTTCTAAGTAGTAGCGAAGCTTTAAAATTAGCTTATTACTTAATTAAATCAATCACACTTAATCAAAATTTTGATATAGGACATATTTGTAAGTTATTGTGTGAAGATTCACCAAATTGTGAGTGTGATACAGATAACAGAATTAATAAAGCGGTTTCAATCATTTCATCATTGCCCGTAAAACAAATATCTTCACGGGAAGTAGCTGATCAAATATTTCTTTCCGAAAGCCGTTTCCTTCATCTATTTCGTGCTAAATTAGGTGTTAATTTTAGAGGTTATCTTTTATGGAAAAAATTACAGGGTGTAATGAATACTATTGATTCTCCAACCACTTTGACAACATTAGCGAGTAATATGGGGTTTTCTGATTCTGCTCATCTCAGTAGAACATGCTTATCCAGTTTTGGTTTAAGACCTTCCGATCTTAAAAGAGCCTTAATCATTGATAACAAATATGAAATGTGTGGAAAACATTACTGTTTGTACAGTGTATTCCAAGCATTACATACTTAA
- a CDS encoding baseplate hub domain-containing protein, which yields MINLFKQTELYVFSNGSNIIRYTSGMKPVEINGLIFTRESIKRTAIKRDSTLSKNNVEISVPISNKLAQDWINPDITKYLLIDIFVNNDNSLQLSWSGRLTKTKISKKEMTFTFELFITRSGNTAVNERVQHTCRYQLYGKKCGLNKKYFAISGEITGMEKNTLIVNFESSIPDNYLASGIVDFEGIEQTYIIANTDKSITMIRENKHIKNALKDGSVKATFYKGCDRTTNACKSFKIYNEKGSLILNGNLINYGGFPYLPLESPTKTSIG from the coding sequence ATGATTAATTTATTTAAACAGACAGAACTTTATGTTTTTAGTAATGGATCAAATATTATTCGTTATACTAGCGGAATGAAACCCGTAGAAATTAACGGGTTAATATTTACGAGAGAAAGCATAAAAAGAACAGCAATAAAAAGAGATTCAACGTTATCTAAAAATAACGTTGAAATCAGTGTACCAATTAGTAACAAACTGGCACAAGATTGGATCAATCCTGACATAACAAAGTATCTTCTTATTGATATATTTGTAAATAACGATAATTCTTTACAACTGTCGTGGTCAGGACGGTTAACTAAAACTAAAATATCAAAAAAAGAAATGACGTTTACTTTTGAATTATTTATTACCCGAAGCGGTAACACTGCTGTCAATGAACGTGTACAACATACATGCCGATATCAATTGTATGGGAAAAAATGCGGATTAAATAAAAAATATTTTGCAATTTCTGGAGAAATAACTGGGATGGAAAAAAATACACTCATTGTGAATTTTGAATCTTCTATTCCTGATAATTATTTAGCAAGCGGTATTGTTGATTTTGAAGGTATTGAACAAACTTATATTATTGCTAATACTGATAAATCTATCACAATGATAAGAGAAAATAAACACATAAAAAACGCATTAAAAGACGGATCAGTAAAGGCTACTTTTTATAAGGGTTGTGATAGAACAACTAATGCATGTAAATCGTTCAAAATATACAATGAAAAAGGATCGCTTATTCTTAATGGTAATCTAATCAACTATGGTGGTTTTCCTTACCTCCCCCTTGAATCGCCAACTAAAACATCAATAGGTTAA
- a CDS encoding TusE/DsrC/DsvC family sulfur relay protein, which yields MLEQIQTDDNGYLKNWQDWTADLVPLLAEKESIELTDAHWEVILFVRDFYLEYKTSPAIRALVRAMEKKFGIEKGNSRYLYKLFPEGPAKQATKLAGLPKPVKCI from the coding sequence ATGTTAGAGCAAATACAAACTGATGATAATGGTTATTTAAAAAATTGGCAGGATTGGACTGCTGATTTGGTTCCTTTGTTGGCAGAAAAGGAGTCTATCGAATTAACAGATGCACATTGGGAAGTGATTTTATTTGTCCGTGATTTTTATTTAGAGTATAAAACATCGCCAGCGATTAGAGCATTAGTAAGAGCGATGGAAAAAAAATTTGGTATTGAAAAGGGTAATAGTCGTTATTTATATAAGTTATTCCCAGAGGGTCCTGCTAAACAAGCTACTAAACTTGCAGGCTTACCAAAACCCGTTAAATGTATCTAA
- the ftsB gene encoding cell division protein FtsB has protein sequence MIRWKLPLILLIVLGYLQYSLWYGKNNVYDYQDNLQVLADLHDQNAQLKDRNEQMFAEINNLQRSSEAIEERARSHLGMVKPNEYFYRIIIDPNPQSR, from the coding sequence ATGATTAGATGGAAATTGCCTTTAATACTACTTATTGTACTTGGTTATTTGCAATACTCGCTATGGTATGGCAAAAACAACGTTTATGATTACCAAGATAATCTACAAGTGTTGGCTGATCTTCATGACCAAAACGCACAATTAAAAGATCGTAATGAACAAATGTTTGCCGAAATTAATAATTTGCAACGCAGTTCTGAAGCGATAGAAGAGCGTGCGCGTAGCCATTTAGGTATGGTAAAGCCAAATGAATATTTCTATCGGATTATTATTGATCCCAACCCGCAATCTCGATAA
- the ispD gene encoding 2-C-methyl-D-erythritol 4-phosphate cytidylyltransferase, translating to MRRNVNNTSNIVAIVPAAGIGCRMNNQIPKQYLKIDSMTVIEHTLNKLLSHPKIRQVIVVINREDVIFKTLAVAMHDKIKVTIGGKTRAESVLAGLHLINDNQWALVHDAARPCVCHDDITQLMDIVLNTQKGGILATRVSDTIKRSYQNNDNIIECSEDRNYLWAAATPQLFKADELKSCLQRALDNHMTITDEASAIEYCGGHPLLVECRRDNIKITRPEDLALATFYLTT from the coding sequence ATAAGGCGTAACGTGAATAATACCAGTAATATTGTCGCAATTGTTCCAGCAGCTGGCATTGGTTGTCGTATGAACAACCAAATACCAAAACAATATTTGAAAATTGACTCAATGACAGTCATTGAGCATACTTTGAATAAACTGTTATCACATCCTAAAATAAGACAGGTTATTGTCGTTATTAACCGCGAAGATGTAATATTTAAAACACTTGCAGTTGCAATGCATGATAAAATAAAAGTTACTATAGGCGGTAAAACTCGTGCTGAGTCAGTATTGGCAGGTTTGCATTTAATAAATGATAATCAATGGGCGCTCGTTCATGATGCAGCAAGACCTTGTGTTTGTCATGATGATATAACACAATTAATGGATATAGTACTTAATACACAAAAAGGCGGTATTTTAGCTACTCGAGTCAGTGATACCATAAAACGTTCTTATCAAAATAATGACAATATTATTGAATGTTCAGAAGATAGGAATTATTTATGGGCGGCAGCAACTCCACAATTATTTAAAGCAGATGAGCTAAAATCATGTTTGCAGCGGGCTTTAGATAATCATATGACTATTACTGATGAAGCTTCTGCTATTGAATATTGTGGCGGGCATCCATTATTAGTTGAATGTCGTCGCGATAACATTAAAATTACTCGACCTGAGGACTTGGCGTTGGCCACTTTTTATTTAACTACATAA
- the ispF gene encoding 2-C-methyl-D-erythritol 2,4-cyclodiphosphate synthase translates to MRIGHGFDVHKFGGEGPITLGGVKIPYQYGLVAHSDGDVVLHAITDALIGALAMGDIGKLFPDNDPQYKGIDSRILLRKVYHIIQNKGFELVNLDTTIIAQEPKMRGHVDQMRINIAEDLNVHFDQISVKATTTEQLGFTGRKEGIACEAVVLLTKIAEVN, encoded by the coding sequence ATGCGAATAGGTCATGGATTTGATGTTCATAAATTTGGCGGAGAAGGTCCCATTACGCTTGGAGGTGTGAAAATTCCTTATCAATATGGTCTGGTTGCTCACTCTGATGGTGATGTGGTACTGCATGCAATAACGGATGCGTTAATTGGTGCATTAGCAATGGGTGATATTGGTAAACTTTTTCCTGATAACGATCCTCAGTACAAGGGAATTGATAGCCGAATATTATTAAGAAAAGTTTATCACATTATCCAAAACAAAGGTTTTGAACTTGTCAATTTAGATACGACGATCATTGCCCAGGAACCTAAAATGCGTGGTCATGTCGATCAGATGCGAATTAACATTGCTGAAGATCTTAATGTTCATTTTGATCAAATTAGTGTCAAAGCAACCACTACAGAACAATTAGGTTTTACCGGACGTAAAGAAGGTATAGCCTGTGAAGCAGTCGTATTATTAACGAAAATAGCTGAAGTCAATTAA
- the truD gene encoding tRNA pseudouridine(13) synthase TruD, giving the protein MLTELNYFYGKPTITGQYKQNYDDFIVTEDLGFELTGDGEHVLVYLQKRDCNTLFVAEQLAKYVGIPAKLVSYAGLKDRQAVTRQWFSLHMPGQVTPDFSAFNLDGCEILKITRHNKKLKIGSLKGNYFDITLKMLSDKSELETKLPLIKQNGVPNYFGEQRFGREQNNITQAIKWANGEISVKDRKKRSFYLSAARSVIFNEMVSQRIEKKLHKTVLDGDILQLAGRGSWFVAKTDELDLLQHRLENREITITAPMLGDSPLGTMSQALEFEQICLQKWSSFHDLFKKERLETARRSIVVYPLELSWQWLDDNSLSMSFYLPSGCYATSVIRELIIGNK; this is encoded by the coding sequence GTGTTAACAGAACTGAATTATTTTTATGGAAAACCTACAATAACAGGACAATATAAACAAAATTATGATGATTTTATTGTCACTGAAGATCTTGGATTTGAGTTAACTGGTGATGGTGAACACGTCTTGGTTTATCTTCAAAAACGTGATTGTAATACTTTATTTGTTGCTGAACAGTTAGCTAAATATGTTGGTATTCCTGCTAAATTAGTCAGTTATGCAGGATTAAAAGATCGTCAAGCGGTAACTCGTCAGTGGTTTAGTTTACACATGCCAGGTCAAGTAACGCCTGATTTTTCGGCTTTTAATTTAGACGGATGTGAGATTTTAAAGATTACACGGCATAATAAAAAATTAAAAATAGGTTCTTTAAAAGGTAACTATTTTGATATCACGTTAAAAATGCTAAGTGATAAATCTGAGCTTGAAACCAAATTACCGTTAATCAAACAAAATGGTGTGCCAAATTATTTTGGCGAACAGCGTTTTGGTCGCGAACAAAATAATATTACTCAAGCCATCAAATGGGCGAATGGCGAAATTTCCGTTAAAGACCGTAAAAAACGCAGTTTTTACCTTTCAGCAGCACGAAGTGTGATTTTTAATGAAATGGTCAGTCAGCGAATTGAAAAAAAATTGCATAAAACTGTGCTTGATGGGGATATATTACAACTTGCAGGGCGCGGTAGTTGGTTTGTTGCAAAAACAGATGAACTAGATTTATTACAACATCGTTTGGAAAATCGTGAAATCACTATTACTGCACCAATGTTGGGCGATTCGCCACTAGGAACAATGTCTCAAGCACTTGAATTTGAGCAAATTTGTTTACAAAAGTGGTCAAGTTTTCATGATTTATTTAAAAAAGAGCGTCTTGAAACGGCAAGGCGCTCAATAGTTGTATATCCTTTAGAACTTAGCTGGCAATGGCTGGATGATAATAGCCTTAGTATGAGTTTTTATTTACCGTCAGGATGTTACGCCACAAGTGTTATACGCGAATTGATAATAGGAAATAAGTAA
- a CDS encoding protein-L-isoaspartate(D-aspartate) O-methyltransferase produces the protein MQSLKMQSLIKLLRQQGIKDERVLTAFASIPREHFIDEALSHQAYDNCSLPIGSGQTISQPYIVAKMTELLHLEPNSKVLEIGTGSGYQTAILAKLVNHVCSVERIKSLQWNTKRRLKQLDIHNISTRHGNGWLGWSERGPFDGIIVTAAATQVPQSLLEQLANNGRLVIPVGDEDNQVLQLIKRSGENFIVKNVEEVKFVPLVKGDIE, from the coding sequence ATGCAAAGTTTAAAAATGCAGTCTTTAATTAAATTATTGCGTCAGCAGGGAATCAAAGATGAACGTGTTTTAACCGCTTTTGCCTCTATACCTCGAGAACACTTTATAGACGAGGCATTATCCCATCAGGCTTATGATAATTGTTCTCTACCAATAGGTAGTGGACAAACCATTTCACAACCTTATATAGTTGCAAAGATGACTGAGTTATTACATTTAGAACCTAATTCTAAAGTGCTTGAAATTGGTACTGGATCTGGCTATCAAACGGCAATTTTGGCCAAATTAGTCAACCACGTTTGTTCGGTTGAAAGAATTAAAAGTTTACAGTGGAATACTAAACGTCGTTTAAAGCAGTTGGACATTCATAATATTTCTACTCGACATGGAAATGGTTGGTTAGGTTGGTCTGAACGTGGTCCTTTTGATGGTATTATTGTCACTGCTGCTGCAACACAAGTACCACAAAGTCTTTTAGAGCAGTTAGCGAATAATGGGCGCTTAGTCATTCCTGTTGGTGATGAAGACAATCAGGTGCTTCAATTAATAAAACGTAGTGGTGAAAATTTTATTGTGAAAAATGTAGAGGAGGTTAAATTTGTTCCGCTCGTTAAAGGTGATATTGAATAA
- the pnuC gene encoding nicotinamide riboside transporter PnuC — MNKLKQFIIVIGRNKFYPLFCIFCVTLAFLYTDPFSQFNLRYTISYIGAFCGLICVILLAKRKNIGNVMGMLANIAECFANFLNGNIGAGLPSICYFGSHIYGLLNWQKNQDNNKNVKSRILNESNFLWTFIVLIVAVFLNVYITESLEVNNSSYQLITNCFIFGLGIVAQLLLMMRYSFNWYFWVILNILVIGLNLYTNNIVIAAQYLIYLFNAIYGICEWRSSEQKQ; from the coding sequence ATGAATAAATTAAAACAATTTATAATAGTTATTGGACGAAATAAATTTTATCCGCTTTTTTGCATATTTTGTGTAACGCTAGCCTTTTTATACACCGATCCATTTAGTCAATTTAATCTTCGTTACACCATTTCCTATATTGGAGCTTTTTGTGGATTGATCTGCGTAATATTATTGGCTAAACGCAAAAATATCGGGAATGTGATGGGTATGTTAGCCAATATTGCCGAATGCTTTGCCAACTTTCTTAACGGTAATATTGGTGCTGGTTTACCAAGTATTTGCTATTTTGGTTCACACATTTATGGCTTACTTAATTGGCAAAAAAATCAAGATAATAATAAAAATGTGAAATCCCGAATCTTAAACGAAAGTAATTTTTTATGGACCTTCATCGTACTCATTGTCGCAGTATTTTTAAATGTTTATATCACCGAATCCCTTGAAGTCAATAATAGTAGTTATCAGCTTATTACTAACTGTTTTATCTTTGGACTAGGGATTGTTGCTCAGTTATTATTGATGATGCGCTATTCGTTTAATTGGTATTTCTGGGTGATATTAAATATATTGGTTATTGGTCTCAACCTTTATACGAATAACATTGTTATTGCTGCACAATATTTAATTTATCTATTTAATGCAATTTATGGCATTTGTGAGTGGAGAAGTTCTGAACAAAAACAATAA
- the nadR gene encoding multifunctional transcriptional regulator/nicotinamide-nucleotide adenylyltransferase/ribosylnicotinamide kinase NadR, with the protein MSNFSYLKKAIKRKSLSLQTVADACQMTKGYLSQLINDKIKNPSAQKLQSLHQYLQIEQPTRDKKVGVIFGKFYPLHTGHIHLIQLAISQVDELYVILCSDVKRDMALFQESAMSRQPTINDRIRWLLQTFKYQKNIHIELLEEDGIPPYPNGWLQWSERVKKLFKAKGINPDCVYSSEPQDVSMYKKLFNLNTVLIDPKREFIQVSGTQIRKAPLKNWQYIPTEVRPFFVRTVAILGGESSGKSTLVNKLANVFNTTSAWEYGRDYVFSQLGGDERALQYADYDKIALGHAQYIDFAIKHANKVSFIDTDFVTTQAFCKKYEGKEHPFLQAMINNYRFDLVILLGNNTPWVADGLRHLGSPKQRKDFQQLLISILEKNNIKFIQIDSPNYEERYLCCIDLVNQLINNEEY; encoded by the coding sequence ATGAGTAACTTCAGTTATTTAAAAAAAGCAATCAAACGAAAGAGTTTATCATTGCAAACTGTAGCCGATGCTTGTCAAATGACTAAAGGTTATTTAAGCCAACTCATTAACGATAAAATCAAAAATCCGAGTGCGCAAAAATTACAATCACTTCACCAATATTTGCAAATTGAACAACCAACCAGAGATAAAAAAGTGGGTGTGATTTTTGGTAAATTTTATCCATTACATACTGGACATATTCACCTGATTCAACTCGCAATTAGCCAAGTCGATGAGTTATATGTCATTCTTTGTTCTGATGTAAAGCGTGATATGGCCCTATTTCAAGAAAGTGCCATGTCTCGGCAACCAACAATTAATGATCGAATCCGTTGGCTTTTACAAACCTTTAAATATCAAAAAAACATTCACATTGAATTATTGGAAGAAGATGGCATCCCTCCCTATCCAAATGGTTGGTTACAATGGAGTGAGCGCGTCAAAAAGCTGTTTAAAGCAAAAGGAATTAATCCTGATTGCGTTTATTCAAGTGAACCTCAAGACGTTTCCATGTATAAAAAGTTATTTAATTTAAATACGGTTCTTATTGATCCTAAGAGAGAATTTATACAAGTTAGTGGTACTCAAATTCGTAAAGCACCTCTCAAAAATTGGCAGTACATTCCAACAGAAGTTAGACCATTTTTTGTTAGGACTGTGGCAATTTTAGGTGGAGAATCAAGTGGTAAATCAACATTAGTCAATAAATTAGCCAATGTATTTAATACTACCAGTGCTTGGGAATATGGTCGAGATTACGTTTTTTCCCAGTTAGGTGGGGATGAACGCGCATTACAATATGCAGATTATGATAAAATTGCGCTAGGACATGCACAATATATCGATTTTGCAATCAAACATGCCAATAAAGTTTCATTTATTGATACTGATTTTGTTACAACTCAAGCTTTTTGTAAAAAATATGAAGGTAAAGAACACCCATTCTTACAGGCAATGATTAACAATTACCGTTTTGATCTGGTTATTCTACTTGGCAACAATACGCCATGGGTTGCAGACGGCTTACGTCATTTAGGCAGCCCTAAACAACGTAAAGATTTTCAACAGTTACTTATCTCTATTTTAGAAAAAAATAACATAAAATTTATACAAATAGATTCACCTAATTATGAAGAACGTTATCTATGCTGTATTGATTTAGTTAATCAGCTTATCAACAATGAAGAGTATTAA